A stretch of Aedes aegypti strain LVP_AGWG chromosome 2, AaegL5.0 Primary Assembly, whole genome shotgun sequence DNA encodes these proteins:
- the LOC5578177 gene encoding transcription factor grauzone: MDETVADSASNTLEPKMSKLENLAGECRLCLDPFAVNVVSIADPQLKGQMDKVFPFSIEPADKLPIGVCQTCFSVITEFYYYTEKVQSNQCQLKARIADQKQNLENIKVELSLEPSVEMIESQESLVFKDEPSQRSDEDESSDSKPLEVYAEQCAPPKKRTYRKRKKLIPTVSKDESGSDEPESKPTRKYNIKPKEEQWKDEKLISEFYRMACDLCGNVLDNIKSLNSHFRKEHQQRGYVVCCNKKLYKKCIMLEHIKFHTNPSAYRCEICNKNYKNKVYLSLHQIKLHGKEEDRPYKCDRCKQSFAKNYQLQAHIVTHEKVKCPICDRLMANKMAMATHITNQHSGKDRKMICDTCGKEFLNKTCFERHVKEHLGIEVHPMMQCQICHKWLKGERCLQKHLRYTHYETEQVHTCDICQQNYPNSRALWSHKKVVHVEEKFECEFCGKRFKRAINLKEHRTVHTGERLYSCEYCGASMNSNANLYTHVKKSHPVEHAQKRQQAPIISGPKA, from the exons ATGGATGAAACCGTGGCGGACTCTGCCAGTAACACCCTGGAACCCAAGATGTCCAAGCTGGAAAATCTAGCTGGAGAATGTCGGCTTTGTTTGGATCCATTTGCCGTGAATGTAGTTTCGATCGCTGATCCCCAACTAAAGGGTCAAATGGATAAAGTTTTCCCGTTTTCG ATCGAACCAGCGGACAAACTCCCCATCGGAGTGTGTCAAACATGCTTCTCAGTCATCACGGAGTTCTACTATTACACAGAAAAAGTACAGTCCAACCAATGCCAATTGAAGGCCCGGATAGCCGATCAAAAGCAGAACCTAGAAAACATCAAAGTAGAGCTCTCCCTAGAACCATCGGTAGAAATGATCGAATCGCAAGAATCGCTAGTGTTCAAAGATGAACCTTCACAACGTTCCGACGAGGACGAATCGTCCGACTCTAAACCGCTTGAAGTGTACGCGGAGCAGTGCGCTCCTCCGAAGAAACGTACCTACAGAAAACGGAAGAAACTCATTCCCACCGTTTCAAAGGACGAATCAGGCTCAGACGAACCTGAATCAAAACCCACAAGAAAGTACAACATAAAGCCCAAGGAAGAACAGTGGAAGGATGAGAAGCTCATATCGGAGTTCTACCGCATGGCTTGCGATCTGTGCGGCAATGTGCTAGATAACATTAAATCCCTCAATTCTCACTTTCGCAAGGAGCACCAACAGAGAGGGTACGTGGTGTGCTGCAacaaaaaattatacaaaaaatgtaTCATGCTGGAGCATATAAAATTCCACACCAACCCTTCGGCTTACCGATGCGAAATTTGCAACAAGAACTACAAAAACAAAGTCTATCTATCGTTGCATCAGATAAAGTTACACGGTAAGGAAGAGGATCGACCCTACAAATGTGACCGCTGCAAGCAATCCTTCGCGAAGAACTACCAACTGCAAGCGCACATAGTCACACACGAGAAAGTCAAGTGTCCAATATGTGACCGTCTTATGGCTAACAAGATGGCAATGGCCACCCATATAACCAATCAGCATTCCGGCAAAGATCGCAAAATGATCTGCGACACCTGCGGAAAAGAATTCCTCAACAAGACATGCTTCGAGCGACATGTCAAGGAACATCTAGGGATCGAAGTGCATCCGATGATGCAGTGTCAAATTTGTCACAAATGGCTCAAAGGGGAGCGATGTTTACAGAAGCACCTGCGCTACACGCACTACGAAACGGAACAGGTGCACACTTGCGATATCTGCCAACAGAACTATCCCAACTCCAGGGCGCTCTGGAGTCACAAGAAAGTGGTACACGTGGAGGAAAAGTTCGAGTGTGAGTTCTGTGGGAAACGGTTCAAACGGGCGATCAACTTGAAAGAACATCGCACTGTTCACACGGGAGAGCGACTGTACTCTTGTGAGTATTGCGGCGCATCCATGAACTCGAACGCCAATTTGTACACGCACGTCAAGAAAAGTCATCCGGTAGAGCACGCACAGAAACGACAGCAAGCGCCTATCATCAGCGGTCCAAAAGCTTAA